From the genome of Streptomyces sp. S4.7:
CACGCGAGGATAATGGGACGGACGGGGCAGACAGCCACAGTTCGGAGTCGAACGTGAGCCGTGCAAACCGTCCGCGTGTCGTTGTCGTGGGAGCCGGATTCGCCGGGTTCGAGGCCGCCCGTACGCTCTGCCGGAGCGTACGGGACAAGGCCGAGGTCGTCCTGCTCAACCCGACCGACTACTTCCTCTACCTCCCGCTCCTGCCGCAGGTGGCCGCCGGGATCCTGGAGCCCCGCCGGGTGACCGTCTCCCTGCCGGGGGCGCTGCCCCGGGTACGGGTCGTACTCGGCGAGGCGGACCACGTCGACCTGACGGAACGGGTCGTTCGGTACTCCGGCCCCGAGGGCGAGACCGGCGAGCTGACCTACGACCGGCTCGTCCTCGCCGTCGGCAGCGTCAACAAACTGCTGCCGGTCCCCGGCGTCGCCGAGTACGCCCACGGCTTCCGGGGCCTGCCCGAGGCCCTCTACCTGCGCGACCACGTCACCCGCCAGATAGAACTCGCCGCCGCCGACGACAGCGCCGTGAGCAGGGCGCGCACCACCTTCGTCGTGGTCGGCGCGGGCTACACCGGCACCGAGGTCGCCGCCCACGGCAAGCTCTACACCGACGCCCTGGTCCGCAAACAGCCCGGCCGCGAGCGGCGGCCCGCCCCACGCTGGCTGCTCGTCGACATCGCGCCCAGGATCCTGCCCGAACTGGACCACAGGCTCTCCGAGACCGCCCACCGCGTACTGCGCGGGCGGGGCGTGGACATCCGCACCGGCACGTCCGTCACGGAGGCCACACCGAGGGGTGTCCAGCTCGACGACGGGGAGTTCGTGGAGACACGGACCCTCGTCTGGTGCGTCGGCGTGCGGCCCGACCCGCTGGTCAGCGAGGTCGGACTGCCCGTCGAACGCGGCAGGCTGCGGGTCGACCCGCGGCTGGGCGTCCCCGGTCACCCCGAGGTCTTCGCGTGCGGCGACGCCGCCGCCGTACCCGATCTGACCAGGCCGGGCCAGTGCACCCCGATGACCGCGCAGCACGCGTCCCGCCAGGGCAGGGTGGCGGGCCACAACGTGGCCGCGTCCCTCGGCCACGGGGAGACGCGCACGTACTCCCACCACGACCTCGGCTTCCTCGTCGATCTCGGCGGGGTCAAGGCCGCCGCCAACCCGCTCGGCGTGCCGCTCTCCGGCCCGCTCGCGGGAGCGGTCACCCGCGGCTACCATCTGGCGGCCATGCCGGGGAACCGGGTCCGCGTCGCGGCGGACTGGATACTGGACGCGGTACTGCCCCGGCAGGGCGTGCAACTCGGACTCGTACGCTCCTACACCGTGCCGCTCGACACCGCGTCCCCCGAACTGGCGAGGGTCCCCGGCGGACCTCGTAAGGAGTGACCCCATGGCGAAGGACTCCCTGACGTCCCAGGAGATCGAGGACCGGCTCAAGGCGCTGCCCGAGTGGTCCGTCGAGGACGGCAAGATCGCCCGGAGCTACCGGCTCGCCGACCACTTCGCGGCGGCGGCGATGGTCCTGCACGTCGCGCGGATCCAGGAGGAGCTGAACCACCACTCCGATCTCACCCTCGGCTACAACACCGTCGACCTGGCCGTGAACTCGCACGACGTCGGCGGGATCACGGACCGCGACTTCGACCTGGCCGCCCGGGTCGAGGAGATCGCGCCCACGCACGGCGCGAGCTGAGACACGGTCTCCGGCCGTTCACAAGGCGCCTCTGATCTGGCCGGTACGGACGCACTCGCCGGACTTCTCGACGGACCCCGGGCGCGAGGGGCCTTCCTGCCGCGCATGGTGATGGAACCGCCGTGGTCCGGACGGATCGAGGACCGCGCCCCGATCTGTCTGATGTGCGTCACACGCGGCGAGGCATGGCTCGTCCACGACTCGGGCACCGAGCCCGTCGTCCCGCGCCCCGGCGACATCCGGATCGTGCGGGGCCCGGAGGCGTACACCGTCACCGACGTCCCCGGCCGTACGCCGCACGCCCTGATCGGTCCCGGCGCCCGGCGGCACCTGCCACACCCTGCGCGGCGAACCGCTCGCCCAGTCCACGAAGCTCGGCGAGCGCGGCCTTCAAGCGGGTACGGGGCATCAGCCCGCAGGAACACCGCACGGGGAAACCGGAGTCGGCGACCGGGGGAAAGCCCTAGGGGCGTTCGGGTGCCGCCCCGAGTGACGTGACATCGGGCCGCCGGGAACGTTCGAGCATGAACCTGACGAACACCAAGCGCCCGGGTACCAGTGTGCTGTTCGCGGCGGCGCCCGCGCTCTTCCTCGGCGGCTGGCTGCTGATGCGGCCGATCGACGGCCGGTCCGAGCCGGGCGGCTGGTGGACGGCCGCCCACGCGGTGTGGCTGGCGGGGTTCGTCCTCTTCGCCGCGATGAGCCTGCGCTTCCGTGAGATCAGCGGGGCGCGGACCACGGGGCAGCGGATCGCGCTGGCCGCGAGCGTCGGGATCGTGCTGCTCAGCGCGCTGGCGAACATCGTCCAGCTCGCCATCGACCTCGTCGGCGGCTTCACCTCGGCGAACAGCGCCGAACTCAAGGACGCCTTCGCCGGGGTGAAGGACATTCCCGGCGCCGAGACGGTCGTCTACGGCATCGGTGCGCAGGTGATCTTCGTCGGCCTCGTCGTCTTCGCGGTCCTGGCCGCGGTGGTACGGCGCGGTACGCCCGCGTCGGCCGCGCTGGTGACCGCCGGGACGGTGGTGATGGCGGTCGGCATGGGCTTCGGCCGCAACCACTGGAGCGTGCCCGCGGGCATGATCTGCCTCCTCGTGGGGCTGACGCTGCTCGGGCGTGAGCTGGATGGGCACGGGGGGAGCGTGGCGCGCGGGTCGCGCCTGTCCTCGGTCGCCGGACGGACCGCGAACGCGGCCTGTCCGGCGACCGAGGTCGGACCGGCCGCCGGACGGACCGCGAAGAACCACCGGGTCCGTCCGGCGGCTGAGGACAACGCGGGTGCTCAGCCGTCGTAGGTGTCCGGGTCGAAGCCCAGGCGGGTGCCGGAGTCCAGCGCCGCGAGCGCCGCCAGGTCCTCCGCGTCCAGTTCGAAGCCGGACAGCTCGAAGTTCTCCTTGATCCGGGACGGCGTCACGGACTTCGGGATCACCACGTTGCCCAGCTGAAGGTGCCAGCGCAGCACGATCTGCGCCGCCGTCCGCCCGTGCTTGTGGGCGATCGCCAGCACCGTGGGGACTTCGAGCAGTCCCTTGCCGGAGCCGAGCGGCGACCACGCTTCCGTCACGATGCCGTGTTCCGCGTTGACCGCGCGGACCTCGTCCTGCTGGAACAGCGGGTGCAGCTCAACCTGGTTGACCGCGGGTACCACCGACGTCTCGTCCAGCAGCCGCCGCAGGTGCGCGGGCTGGAAGTTGGACACACCGATCGCCCTGGCCCGGCCGGTCGCGGCGATCTCCTCGAACGCGCGCCAGATCGTGAGGTAGTCGTCGCGCACGGCGCGCGGCCAGTGGATCAGATACAGGTCGACATGGTCGAGACCGAGCTTCGACAGGGACGTGTCGAACGCGCGCAGGACACCGTCCCGCGTCCAGGTCTCCTGCTTGCCGTTCCACAACTTGGTGGTGACGAAGAGGTCTTCGCGGGCGATCCCGCAGGCGCCGATCGCCTTGCCCGTGCCCTCTTCGTTCCCGTAGATCGCCGCTGTGTCGATGCTGCGGTAGCCGGCCTCCAGGGCCGTACCGACCGACCGTGTCGCCTCGTCGTCGGGGACCTGCCAGACACCGAACCCCAGTTGGGGCATTTCGACGCCGTTGTTGAGGGTGAGGGTGAGGGTGGGGACCTTACTCACGTGCGGTCGATCCTTACGTCGTCGGTTGCTTCTCAGGGGCCCCAACGAACAGGGGCGCGCCCGCATTCCCGCGTTCCCACTCGTCGGCCGTTCCACTCGTCAGCGGTAGAGCGCGTCCACCTCGATCGTGTACGCCGTCTCGATCGCCTTGCGCTTCAGCTTCAGCGACGGTGTCAGCAGCCCGTGCTCCTCGCTGAAGGGATGCGCCAGGATCCGGAACGTACGGATCGACTCGGCCTGTGACACGAGCGTGTTGGCCGCCACCACCGCGCGCCGGACCTCCAGCTCCAGATCCGGGTCGCGCACCAGGTCCACCGGCCGCAGCGGCGGCTTGCCCCGCATCGCGAGCCAGTGGTCCACGGCCTCCTGGTCGACGGTGACCAGCGCGGCGATGTACGGACGGTCGTTGCCGACCACGATGCACTGCGCGACCAGCGGGTGGGCCCGTACGCGTTCCTCCAGGCCGGCCGGCGACACGCTCTTGCCGCCCGACGTCACCAGGATCTCCTTCTTCCGCCCGGTGATGGTCAGATAGCCGTCCTCGTCGAGCGCTCCGAGGTCGCCCGTGGCGAGCCAGCCGTCCCGCAGGACGGCGTCGGTGGCCTTCGGGTCGTTCAGATAGCCGGCGAAGACGTGCTCGCCGTGCAGCCACACCTCGCCGTCCTTCGCGATGTGCACCGTCGTCCCCGGAATGGGCTGGCCGACCGTCCCGTACCGGGTCCGCTCCGGCGGGTTGGCCGTGGCCGCCGCGCTGGACTCCGTCAGGCCGTACCCCTCGAAGACCGTGACGCCGGCGCCCTCGAAGAACAGGCCGAGCTGCCGGTCCATGCCCGAGCCGCCCGACATCGCGTGCCGCACCCGGCCGCCCATCGCGGCGCGCACCTTGGAGTACACGGCCTTCTCGAAGAACTGGTGCTGGATCCGCAGCGCCGCCGACGGGCCCGGGCCGATCCCGAACGCCTTGTGCTCCATCGCCTCCGCGTGCTTGACCGCCACGTCAACGGCCTTGTCGAAGGCGCCCGTCCTCCCCTCGCGCTCCGCCTTGCGGCGTGCGGCGTGGAAGATCTTCTCGAAGATGTAGGGCACGGCGAGGATGAAGCTCGGCCGGAACGCGGCCAGATCCGGCAGCAGTTCGTTCGCCCGCATCACCGGCTGGTGGCCGAGCTTGACCCGGCCCCGGATCGCGGCGACCTCGACCATGCGGCCGAAGACGTGCGCGAGGGGCAGGAAGAGGAGTGTCGACGCCTCGTCACCGCGCTTGGAGTGGAAGACCGGCTCCCAGCGGGCGATCATCGTGTCCGTCTCGAACACGAAGTTCGCGTGCGTGATCACACAGCCCTTGGGGCGGCCGGTGGTGCCCGAGGTGTAGATGACGGTGGCCGTCGAGTCGGGTGTCACCGCGCGGCGGTGCCGGTGCACCACGTCGTCGTCGATGTCGGCGCCGGCGGCGTTCAGTTCGGCGACCGCGCCCGCGTCGAGCTGCCACAGCCGCTTGAGCCGGGGGAGCCGGTCGATCACCGAGCCGACGGTCATCGCGTGGTCCTCGTGCTCGACCACGCAGGCGGACACCTCGGCGTCGTACAGCATCCAGAAGACCTGCTCGGCGGATGACGTCGGATAGACCGGCACGGAGTGGGCGCCGACCGACCACAGCGCGAAGTCGAAGACCGTCCACTCGTACCGGGTGCGGCACATGATCGCGACACGGTCACCGAACCGGACGCCGTGTGCCAGCAATCCCTTCGCCAGGGCCAGCACCTCGTCGCGGAACTCGGCCGAACTCACGTCCCGCCAGATGTCGTCGGGGCCCTTGCGGCCGAGCGCGACACGGTCGGGATCGGCCAGGGCGTGATCGAATACGGCGTCCGCCAGCCCGCCCACATGGGGCGCAGACGCCATGGGTCGGACAGTGAACTCGCGCAATGACCTGCTCCTTGTGGCGCTCCGCACGGCGCCGTGACGGTACCCCAAGGGGAGGTTCGGCGGGAGGGAGCGGACGGAAGTGGTGTCTTGCCGTATCGCACCAGGTCAGAGGCGTGGAAGGGGTTCCGGGGAGAGTTGCCGGGCGAGCTTCTGACCGTAGAGTAAGTGCGCTTGGGGGGAATCTCCACCGAATCTGTACGGTGCGCTTACGGTCCCCTCCGGGCGGGGCGGACTTGGCCTGTACCAGCGCCTCGGCGTGGCGGGTTCTCGCCGGTCGCGGATGTGGTGCGTGAGCCGTGAGTGGCGCGCGTCAGCGCGCGCCGGCGGGGCGGTGCAGCCGGTCGCCGCCCGCCAGGATGGCGGCGGCGAGCGCCTCCGCCGGGCTCCGGTCGGCCCCTCCCGGGGCGCCCGCCCGCCGCCCGTGCCCGCGCCTTCCGTGCAGCAGCACGAAGTCCACATCGCCCAGCTCCGGCAGCCCCGCGCGGGCCGGCACCGGCACCAGACCCGGCGGGATCAGACCACGGGTGTGGGCCATCACGCCGAGCCCCGCGCGGGCCGCCGCGACCAGCCCGCTCAGGCTCGCGCTCGTACAGGCGATGCGCCACGCCCGGCCGTCCGCCTCCAGCACCTCCAGCGCGCGGGCGCGCGTGATGCCGGGCGCGGGGAACAGGATCAGCGGCACCGGACGCTCGGGGTCGATCCGCAGCCGCGGCGCCCCGATCCAGGTCAGCGTGGACTGCCACACCAGCTCGCCGTGCGTGTCGCCGCCCCGGCGCTTGGCCAGCACCAGATCCAGCTCGCCGGCCGCCAGCCGCTCGTGGAGCGTGCCGGAGAGTTCGACGGTCAGCTCCAGATCGACCTCGGGGTGGTCGGTGCGGAACGACTCCAGGATCTCGGGCAGCCGCGTCAGGACGAAGTCCTCGGACGCGCCGAAGCGGAGCCTGCCCCGCAGCCGGGTCCCGGAGAAGTACGCCGCCGCCCGCTCGTGGGCCGCGAGGATCGTACGGGCGAAGCCGAGCATGGCCTCGCCGTCCTCGGTCAGCTCCACGCTGTGCGTGTCCCGCGTGAAGAGCTGCCGGTCCCCGGCCGCCGCCTCCAGCCGCCGTACGTGCTGGCTGACCGTCGACTGCCGTACGTCCAGCCGCCGGGCGGCCTGCGTGAAGCTCAGGGTCTGTGCCACGGCCAGAAAGGTGCGGAGCTGGGCGGGGTCGTACATGCGGACCAGGGTAGCTCCCGTCATCGCGGAACGTGATGACAGTCAGAGCCGTATGCGGGATTCCCGATCAAGCTCGGAGCCTGGACGATGGAGAGCGCGCGATCCGTCCCGGAACCCGGACAAGATCCAGAGCACGGCAAGAACCAGTGGAGCACATGAACCGCCGCACACCGTCCCCCCGTCCGCGCCCCTTCCGCCGTCGCCGGGCCCCTTCCCCGTCCCCGGCCGCGCCGTCCCCCCGTTCGGGGTGGCGCAGGTTCGCGCGTCTGCCGGTCGACCCGTACATCCTCGCCCTCCTCGGCACGGTCGCCCTCGCGGCGCTGCTGCCCGCGTCAGGTACCACGGCGGACGTGGCCGGCGGGGCGACGACCGGCGCGGTCGCGCTTCTGTTCTTCCTGTACGGCGCCCGGCTCTCCACCCGTGAGGCGCTGGACGGTCTCAAGAGCTGGCGGCTCCATCTGACCGTCCTGGCCTGCACGTTCCTGGTGTTTCCGCTGCTGGGGCTGGCCGCGCGCGGGCTCGTGCCCTTCGCCCTGACACCGGAGCTCTACAGCGGGCTGCTCTTCCTGTGCCTGGTGCCCTCGACGATCCAGTCGTCCATCGCCTTCACCTCCATGGCACGCGGCAATGTGCCGGCGGCGATCTGCGCGGGGTCCTTCTCCAGCATCGCGGGCATCGTGGTGACACCGCTGCTCGCCGCCCTGCTGCTCGGCGGCGGCGCCAACGGGTTCTCGCCCGAC
Proteins encoded in this window:
- a CDS encoding NAD(P)/FAD-dependent oxidoreductase, with translation MSRANRPRVVVVGAGFAGFEAARTLCRSVRDKAEVVLLNPTDYFLYLPLLPQVAAGILEPRRVTVSLPGALPRVRVVLGEADHVDLTERVVRYSGPEGETGELTYDRLVLAVGSVNKLLPVPGVAEYAHGFRGLPEALYLRDHVTRQIELAAADDSAVSRARTTFVVVGAGYTGTEVAAHGKLYTDALVRKQPGRERRPAPRWLLVDIAPRILPELDHRLSETAHRVLRGRGVDIRTGTSVTEATPRGVQLDDGEFVETRTLVWCVGVRPDPLVSEVGLPVERGRLRVDPRLGVPGHPEVFACGDAAAVPDLTRPGQCTPMTAQHASRQGRVAGHNVAASLGHGETRTYSHHDLGFLVDLGGVKAAANPLGVPLSGPLAGAVTRGYHLAAMPGNRVRVAADWILDAVLPRQGVQLGLVRSYTVPLDTASPELARVPGGPRKE
- a CDS encoding 4a-hydroxytetrahydrobiopterin dehydratase — its product is MAKDSLTSQEIEDRLKALPEWSVEDGKIARSYRLADHFAAAAMVLHVARIQEELNHHSDLTLGYNTVDLAVNSHDVGGITDRDFDLAARVEEIAPTHGAS
- a CDS encoding aldo/keto reductase; translation: MSKVPTLTLTLNNGVEMPQLGFGVWQVPDDEATRSVGTALEAGYRSIDTAAIYGNEEGTGKAIGACGIAREDLFVTTKLWNGKQETWTRDGVLRAFDTSLSKLGLDHVDLYLIHWPRAVRDDYLTIWRAFEEIAATGRARAIGVSNFQPAHLRRLLDETSVVPAVNQVELHPLFQQDEVRAVNAEHGIVTEAWSPLGSGKGLLEVPTVLAIAHKHGRTAAQIVLRWHLQLGNVVIPKSVTPSRIKENFELSGFELDAEDLAALAALDSGTRLGFDPDTYDG
- a CDS encoding AMP-dependent synthetase/ligase; the protein is MASAPHVGGLADAVFDHALADPDRVALGRKGPDDIWRDVSSAEFRDEVLALAKGLLAHGVRFGDRVAIMCRTRYEWTVFDFALWSVGAHSVPVYPTSSAEQVFWMLYDAEVSACVVEHEDHAMTVGSVIDRLPRLKRLWQLDAGAVAELNAAGADIDDDVVHRHRRAVTPDSTATVIYTSGTTGRPKGCVITHANFVFETDTMIARWEPVFHSKRGDEASTLLFLPLAHVFGRMVEVAAIRGRVKLGHQPVMRANELLPDLAAFRPSFILAVPYIFEKIFHAARRKAEREGRTGAFDKAVDVAVKHAEAMEHKAFGIGPGPSAALRIQHQFFEKAVYSKVRAAMGGRVRHAMSGGSGMDRQLGLFFEGAGVTVFEGYGLTESSAAATANPPERTRYGTVGQPIPGTTVHIAKDGEVWLHGEHVFAGYLNDPKATDAVLRDGWLATGDLGALDEDGYLTITGRKKEILVTSGGKSVSPAGLEERVRAHPLVAQCIVVGNDRPYIAALVTVDQEAVDHWLAMRGKPPLRPVDLVRDPDLELEVRRAVVAANTLVSQAESIRTFRILAHPFSEEHGLLTPSLKLKRKAIETAYTIEVDALYR
- a CDS encoding LysR substrate-binding domain-containing protein; this encodes MVRMYDPAQLRTFLAVAQTLSFTQAARRLDVRQSTVSQHVRRLEAAAGDRQLFTRDTHSVELTEDGEAMLGFARTILAAHERAAAYFSGTRLRGRLRFGASEDFVLTRLPEILESFRTDHPEVDLELTVELSGTLHERLAAGELDLVLAKRRGGDTHGELVWQSTLTWIGAPRLRIDPERPVPLILFPAPGITRARALEVLEADGRAWRIACTSASLSGLVAAARAGLGVMAHTRGLIPPGLVPVPARAGLPELGDVDFVLLHGRRGHGRRAGAPGGADRSPAEALAAAILAGGDRLHRPAGAR